DNA from Rhinatrema bivittatum chromosome 1, aRhiBiv1.1, whole genome shotgun sequence:
GGGTGTTAGTCATACTAAATCGGGGATACCgtctaaaattaaaaacaatacccCTGCATTCTCCACCCATTCCACTTTGGACAAGCATGGTCATCACACCTCAACTCCAAGTACAATTCTCTACTTTGCTGACTGTCAGGGCTATCGAACCAAttccccggtctcaacaaggaaaaggattctattcccgctatttcctaattccaaagaaaacatgcggccttcgccctatcttagacctccacaatctcaacaaatttcttcacaaagaaacaTTTTGGATGGTAtctctgggaaccatccttccattgcttcaacagggagattggctctgttctctagatcttcaattTGCTTACGCACacataccaatttccacacaacattGCAAGTATCTAGAATTcgttgtgggaagaaatcattaccagtatcgagtcctaccaatcggactagcctctgctcttcgagtattcacaaaatgtctagcagtggttgctgcacatctaagaaaaaacagcattcatgtttttccatacctagacgattggctaatcagaagccCATCCAAGcagggagctctgtctgccttaaAAAGTACAATAATATTATTACACTCCCTGGGATTtttcatcaactatcaaaaattcCACATCGAGCCATCTCAACTCCtcacattcatcggagcagacttcgacaccacagtggcaaaagcttttcttccaaacgaCCATGCCAACAATCTAGCATGTTTGGCGAACTCTATAACCCAATACCAGTTCTCATCTGCCCATCAACTTCTAGtgctactaggacacatggcctcaacagtacatgttacccctatggcgaagttagccatgagaagaactcaatggactttgaaatctcaatggctacaagctttccaaccactgtcgtacACAATTCAAATTACCCACCAATTACGTCTAGCactccactggtggacaaatcaaacagccttgaaagctggtctcccattccaacagTTAACTCCACAAGTCatcctgaccacagatgcctccaacttgggatggggagctcatgtcaacaaccttcaaacacatgGGATGTGGACTACACTCGAAATGAAGTGTCAAATAAACTTCTTAGAACttcgagcgatgcgatatgccctctatgccttcaaagactgcctctcaaacaggactgtgctgatacagacagacaacacagtagcaatttggtacataaacaaacagggaggcacaggctcttatctgctccgCCAGGAAGCAGATAagaacctgtgcctccctgttcttacatggaaagtatttttcttagtagccattacatcggctaggagagtcagtgagttgcaagctctcgtcacatactcaccctacacaaggttcctgcatgacagagtagtccttcgcactcaccccaaattcctaccaaaagtagtaatggattttcacatcaatcaatcaatagtcttgcctactttctttccaagacctcactctcaccagggagagagagtcttacacaccttagactgtaaacgtgcactagctttttacctgaaccgcacGGCGGTCCAtgggaaatccacccaactctttgtttcttttgacaaaaataaaccaggagttgcggtaggaaaacaaactctctccaactggctcgcagactgtatcaaattctgttatgaaaagcaaaaattcctctccaggggcgagtaaaagcacactcagtaagggctatgtctacatcagtagcacactatcgttcagtgcccattcttAACGTATGTAaaactgcaacatggagttcctttcacacctttgcagctcattattgtttggacaaagaaggacgacaagattcagcctttggacaatctgtcttaaagaacttatttccagtataacaccaactccttctacatccatcctgctgtgatttcaggctgcctcattttttccagcagtacaccagttgtgcttgttgcacaagttgtatgctgttgctATAATgcaagaatgactcagcctgtagcttgctaatcacccatatgtgaggactatcatcctgcttgtcctggaataaagcaaaattgcttaccttgtaatagtgttatcccaggacagcaggatgtagtcctcacagaacccacccgccgagtggagttgggtccgatacattttattattttatttttttagctcacgcttaatgctacaaacgagactgaagggagacccctgtggctgagcatatcatggcatgctgggcatgctcagtatgccagccaaaagtttctagaaacttttgatagATGTTTTCtgtatcagggctccatctgattatgtcacccatatgtgaggactacatcctgctgtcctgggataacacctattacaaggtaagcaattttgctttacttcAAGCAGGTGTGCAGCTTGATTATTGCAAGTCATGTAGGAGGCTGTCACATGATGTGGCATCTCACAGTATTGGCAACAGATTCCTTGTAGAAGGAATCCACTCTCAAGGAACAGGTAAAGACTTTCTCCCGCATAAAGGGAgtgcatttaaaatattttttgtaaaaacATGATCGTGTCGCTTTGCGACCATCCCATACAAATTAGTATTATGTTTGAGTTGCTCGCTGACCCCCAAGAGATAGATAGCTCCATCTATTCCACATCTTAAACAACATCTGTGGCATTCAGCCACGAGGGAAACATGGTCCTGGTGGCTGATTTGTTCTAAAGTTGTCTAGTGCAACTTACCCTAGCTATGGCTGCATGCCTCCTGAGTTTGAAAGCTTTCATTAGAGACTCCGCACCCAAAGTGGAGTCGCTAGGGATTTTCACTTTCCTCCTTCAGTGAAGGTTAATAAGTATAAACCTAAAAATGGTGAGGGTTTACTTTGTGGCAaagtagtccttctctgtacagGTATTCACTTTGCTCTGGATGACAGCAGGCTGTTCTATTAAAAAACAAAGCTATCTTTAGCAGTAGGGTTTGAAGTCCTATGGGTGAGGAGTCTATTCTGAAGCGCAGACTGAACCCAGGTCTAAAACCCTCACTGATCCCTGGTCGGGTGTGGAGTCCAGATTTCCACAGGTGTGAAATCCTGTGGCATTACTGGTTCTATCTCTTATCAGAAAATGTCCTGGATTTACACCTAAGGAGATTCTCACCCTAGACTGAAATCTGaggtttttattagtttttgttaGAATCATTCAATTTACATGGTCATGAGTGTACTGAGAAACTAGATCCTATTTGTTGAGCTTCAGTGGAATCTCCCTGAGTGAGCGTTCATCAGGTAGAATCTGTTTACTAATATATCTTCTATTCCTCTGGAGTCCAGAAGGGATTTCAGGGGGAGCCATGGTGTGATAAGTAAAGGTCTTAATGTATGGCTTCAAGAAAATGTCCAAGAACCAGTTACTTGCTTTCACCTTCTTCATTTTCATGTCACAATGGTATGTATCACTTCCATTTGGGTGAAATTGTTGTTTATCTCACCATGTGGTAGATAAATCTGTCAAAGCACAGGCCTACATGCGCTTCATGTTAGGTGGGCTTCAGTCAAAGCCCTCGGCTGAGCCTTCCTCTGTGTCATGGGATCTCAGAATGGTGCACACCCACTAGTTAGAAGCTCTTTTATGCTTCTGCACTCTTGTTAGCATGATGTCTGACCTCAGAGCAGGGTTGGTGGGTctcaataggcaaactaggcagtcacctagggcgccaaccattagggggcggtAAAGAGTAGCCATATGGGAACACGAGCGGAGTCTATCCCACACacggccgagaggagtagagactcagcggaccaagagcagcacccatcctgcttgcagccgagagaagcagagtcttggTGGGCGACAAGCAGTGcctctatttgtgtgtgtgtatgtgtgagactgagagggaatgagtgtgtatgagagagcaacgATGTTAGTGAAAGAGTGGGAGGGAGCCCCTGTAAGGGTgcctgtgtgaatgagacaaggaacctaagtgtgtgtaagagagggggctgTTTAAGTGAATAAAGTCAGGGCAGGAACCAGAGGGAGGGcgggcagaaggttcacctagggcgcctaatacccttgcactggctctcCCTCAGAGGTCAGGTTTTTATTGGTAGTCACTTAGCAGATGGGGTCTCCCACAGACCCTGGTGCCTTTCCCACCTTCTTCAAAGTTTCTTTTGAAGTAAATTGCTTCTATGTATGATTTCTAGTCATTGATTAATGTCATGCATAAGCCTGTAGGGAATACAAGTAGTCCACAGCCTTCCATCTGAAGGGCTCTAAAGCCTCAGTCTACTCAGGTTTCtttcttaaaggaaaaaaaagaccaaTGTCTGAGCCAAGAGCTTTATTTCTCTTGGTTAGTGGATTGTGCCCTTTCTCTCGCCCAGGGGGACCTGGGTCTGGTAAGGCATGTCAAAGTTCACtgttctggagctctgcctacgTGTGTTTCCAAGCAGCAAAGTAGGGATTTCGCCACACATTCTCAAGGCACTCCTGTTTTAGAAGGGGCTCCTGATCCAAAACTGAATTTTAAACACTCTGTCCAACAAAGTCTGTTTGATGTGTAGAACCAAAACTCCATTCTCTCCTAGAGCCCATTATTGGTCCGACTGCcttaaaaaaaagagggggtggagaAACAGATTATATGAGGTTGGTCTTTTCGCCACTTAAAACAATAGTGCCTTTGGCGCTGTTtagtttttcccttttgttttttttagagacagcctgtagcttgggaGTCCCCATTTGTCAGGACTGCTATCCTGCATGCCCTCAGAGAGAGGTTACTTACCTATAACAGTGGTTCTGTGATGAACAacaggatatcagtcctcacagCACCTTCCACCTTCCCTTGGAGTTAGTTTCTCCAAGTCTTAGTTTTATCATGCAGTGAGGGGCCCTGCTTGGAAGGCAGGTTAGAAAGCAGGGGCTACACATGGTCCGTAGAGAGTGCTCAAAACGTCCTAGCATCTTGGAGATAAAacttccatgccaggctccattgaATGATttaacccatatgtgagggctgaAATCCTGCTGTCCATTGGAGAACCACTGTTACGTTCTCTTTCCTGAGTTGTTATTGTCTGTTTGAACATCACTGCTATGTATGCCTTCTCTAAGCATCTACTAATCAGCTTATGCCTACAGTGACGATTTAAAAGACTTTCCTGATTCTTGTTTCTCCATCCACACGCAACTGTCCCTGGTTTCACTATCAAGCAAAACAGCAAGGAGTAGTGTCCATACATTCAGGCTTTGTACCCATGGATTACAGGAAAGAGATGTTTTCAAAGAAAACCTAATTGTATCCCTAGTAAAGCAAGTTTTCATAACTATGTGTCTGCCCTGAAGCTGTAGGTTGGTGTTAGATGTAAAAGAATTTGAATAATTTGATTGGCGAGAACAGGCAGGTGACGTTGCATGGCgtgtatatacatgtatatatctATGTATATTTTTAGACAGTGGAAGaaagtcagaggaacaagtaaaAGCGAATTCAGCGATAGGCTGGGAAAGGAAACATTAAGCAGCAATTGGATATGGAAATTCTAAGATATAATTTGATATTTGGTAAGtttcttctttttatatattgtacTAAACAAAGGTCTTTTAACTGGTAATTTGGTTCCTGAAAAGTTGAATGCTGCAATTGATAATAAGCAGTGCTAgacaaaaaaaatgcacataaactTAGACATATTGTAAGTATTTCAAGCACTATGAACATTTCTTTCCAAAATATTCCTGACTTTGGATTTTTGTGCCACAAATCGTTTCAGCTTGAAGCATAATACTGGGGTGAatgtgtgcctgtctgtctctctTTTCTCTGTCTATCTCAAGGACTTTAGGTAACCTTGGTCTAGAAAATAGAAGCAATTAATTTCCAACATTAGCCTTTCATCTTTATATAGTTTGATTTTCAGAAATACAAAATCACACCCAGGTTTAGATACATTGAAGTTTTAGGTTTTCAAATATCAAAATGCAGCTAAACCCTTTTGTGTGTATACATTATTGTTTATCTCTAGTAAGAAGATGGACTGATGCATATAAAGGCATATGGAATAGGATGTTAATATATTTAATGAATAGAtatggaaatatattttaaattaatggtACACTAAACCTAGAATCCAGAAAATATCAACTTTGTTAATTTCTTAGTGTTCTTTTATTACTAGGTGTGTTTTTTCTaatatattttcttatatttataCATGTTTTGAATAAAAGGTATACCCatattgaaaattgcccactcctTACCTGGGTAAAAGTGTGCGCATGGATCaacagtgtgcatacttttacccaagTAAGGCAGAGGCATTCTCAAGTGCATGGTTACATCAGGGCAGGGAAATAACACAGATGGGTACTTTTCCCTTGGCAATTTTCCATAGAGATAGaccttgaaaactggtgcaaaacccATGCGTAAAGCATCCCCAGACCTTACATCTAAgtgggcagttttgaaaattgatgcaataACTATGACCTCAACCACTTGTTAAGAAGCTCCTCCCATGAGACTATCTGCCACTTCACTGCTCATACACTATATGTACGGATATGATGTCAGCGTAAGTATTTGATGAGGGTTGGCACAGTAGTTCCCTGAATTAATGAGATTCCAAATGGTGGGAATGGTTAAAGAGGAAAATCTTTAATGGAAACTTTAAAAGCCAGTACCTCTGTCCTCCAGAATGAAATatatatctggaaaaaaaaaaagaggaagatctTATTGGTTTTCTGTATTTTAGTTGGCAATTGAATTATCTGAGAAAACTATGTGCTACTACAGTACTCAGTTTAAACTATGGCTTCCAATGTGACTGAAATAGCCTTtacctggaaaaaaaatgaaagttgtTCTTTTTAATGTCATAAAAGGccacaattaaaaaaatgaaatgaaattaataaGGGGTTTGAATGAATGGCTTAATTCTAATGCTGATGGGTGGACTGTTCTGAATGTTGATTCTTTAAATTGGATCTATTTTGTAACTCTATAGCACTGATGACTTTGAGTGAAGAGGCTGTGATCACTATAGCACCATTAACCATAGTCCCGAGGAATAATCAGACATTAAGCAATACCAAaggtatttattttcatttttcatttatttgtacaTTTCATTAGCCCCTGACACAAAGAACCTAAATACAGACTGTGGCAAATGTTATGTATTAAATAATCATCTGTTCTTAATTGAGAAACATTGCAAACAGCTTGTAGATATAATTGGATAGGTggtcaataatttaaaaaaaatactaactTGAACTGTAAGAGTAAATATCACAGTACCTATTTAAAACTCTTGAATATTCAACATGGTTGAAAATGATGTTTTTGTACATTCGCACTATTTGTGTTGAGGAATTAGGAAGAACAGCTAGCACAGTTTATCAGATTTGGTTTAACTACTGTGCAATAGTCTTTCTCAACATAGACTGATtgttctatatttaaaaaaaagagaatttattttgtttatgacATGTATACTTACTTTCTTGCTACATTTCTGTAACATCCTGCCCACTTTTTCTGGGTGCACGTACATTAATGTACGCACGTCCTTCCCAGCTATTTACATTTCGCGTAGCTCCCTTGCATATCTGGCCATTTTTGCACGTGCAAGGCTTTTAAGATCTGCCTTATAATGAACTCTTTGTAATAAAATGTTAAGATAGCTACTGCACATGGTTGGTTCATGCTGTAGGTAAGAAAATCATATAtgctaaaatggaaaaaaaaaagcttataacAGGATAGGAATGCTGCCACCTTTTGGCTGTTTATTTCAGTAGTACTGAACTGTAGTACATAACTTTTACAGAACAATAAGATTGTGGAACTCTGTTACAAATGAATTGTTTGAGATAAATTCTTAATGGAAGGCGTTTGTAATAGTTGtgcacaaaaataaatatatagaattAGCATTTTTGCACATTCAATTTCAAATATGTTTGAAAAATAACCATTTACAGTCCACATAGTTCTGAAACTTTGTATTAATTTAagtgtatagttcattctttttTGAAGTGATGTGCCAAGATTTAAACTGGGAGTaggcaattccggtccttgagagccacaagccAGTCAACACCTTGATCCCCCAGATTCCTTTCAAACAACccttgaatattaattttaattgacattaatttttagttaaaatattcaagagttatgtaaaaatatgtaagaacaaaattataaaaaggagCAGAACAAAATGTTTCTCACGCCTTCCCCTTCCTTGCTAATACACCCTTtataggaaaatagaacaagccaagctgctacagatccctgcacagaagctacatgctagctAGCGGAATTTCTCGCCTTGGTTatatatgcagaatacagacaccaaacacagaataaagtgaccataaaaaagtattaatagaaatatgcagacaaaaactgctGGAAACTGCAACATGCAGACTCtgtgcactgcaacaatggaaaaacattaccattcctcataaagcaaattatgaaattaagaaatataaaacatcaatcataataataaaaccataccaataaaaataagaaatatttctaaacaggagacaaatagaatgacatccaataattaaaaactcatacatacatttttaaaaattttccaaacaccaataaaatatttcaaaacagacacatcaaacacctaaTAATCAAAactaagtattaaaaaaaaatctttcactctccatacctgggaagttTAATTTGCcttcaccctgagattatcaagTACTAGTGGGGTGGGCAGGGAGCACCcaaactttattctctccctcccacgtgctctctctcctacatgctttctcacatacacacacacacacacaatttctctctccctcccacatgctctcacacacacacacttacactatgcactctctcccacatgctctcatacacacacatgctatctctctccctcatactcacacacatgttctctctcccacatacttacacacacacacatgttctctcccacatgctcttACACAAAAACACACTCCCCCCCATATGCTCTTGCATACACATACAGTATGCTTTCCCTCCCAcatggtctcacacacacacacacatactgtcttTCTACCTCATACTCACACGCACATGTTCTGTCTCTCATAtgcttacatgctctctctcccacatgctctctcccacatgctctctctccctctcacacacacacacaaatattctCAATTTcccacatgctgtcacacacacacattctctctcccacatactgtccaaaaacacatgctctctctctctcacatgctgtcccacACATACACTTGTTCTCTCTCtccaaatgctctcacacactttctctctctctcactcacaaactctctcacacacacaaacacacacatacacatgccttctctctcccacatgctctctcacatctatacacacacacttctgaATCCTACTCCTTCCATCTCCTGGCTGATTTTCCTTAATGGGAGTCCCACAGATAACAATGCTGGCTGTGGCCGACCTTATGTGGCATCAACACCTGAGACAGCTTCAGCCCATGCAATTCTCAGTCCCACAGCCAACCTTCCTCCACGTGGCATGGACTCCAGCTTCAGGCCCACAGCCTCCCTCCAATTCTCCTAACTCCTTCCTTGTCAGCAGTGATCGGGACACCTTCTGCAATTCATCCCTCATACTAAGGCCCCTATCTGGCTCCATACGATTGGCTCCCTACTACCTGTCACCTCCTTATTGGTACCGTAGGCCCACTATAGTGACATTTTAGGCCTTTGGCTAGGGTAGGACCTAGAGATAGTGGTGGGTGTAAGGCATGGCAGTTGCAGCTGCACCATATCCGGGGATGCCTAATGTTTGCTGTATCTGTGGCATCGGCAGTGATGGCAGGCATCGCCAATGCCGAGTCAGTAAAAATAGTCTCACATGCAATAGATTGCTTACCCGTTATACATACTGATTGTTTATTAATCCTTTAAATTGAGCCAGTTTGTTAGTACCAAAAAATAgccatttaatatttttataaaattggaACTGACTTTGGTGTACACCATTTTGGTGAAAAAGTGTCAATTTTTCCTTTTCTCAAACCATTtggtaaatattttatttgcacaCATATTTTTCTGTCATATTTTCATTACATCTGTATAGCTTTTGTATGCATATGGAAAtcatattcaaagggtttgtctggctaattttTGGAGTTAGCCAGGAAAACCTTGGTGCTTGAAATTTTCCCCTTGCTCACCAGCCAAATTTTGTCCAGCCACAAAAGAGGTGGCTCTGGAGGCATTCCCGGGGCATTGTTAAACTTGAGCAAGTCAACACTGATATTCAGTACTGCCTTGCTAAATTTATCCTGCTAATTCAAGCCAACTAAATAGTggccctaaagttatccagataactaagACAACTGTTGCAGTGGCCTAAAGGGACCAAATTTACACTCCCTCTCACCCCTAAGAAAAAAATGCAACAGATGAAGTGGTGCACTTTTCCCCCTCCCTGCTACTCCACAAAGATATAAAGTAGCTGGCCAAGCAATTCccaatcccgcccccccccccccccccacttctcccaagataaaaaaaaaaatgtttacaggcCAGTAGTGCCCAAACTCCTCTCTTCCCCGCCCACTAAAGAAAAGTTGTGGCAGCTTCCGTCTAGACTTTCCCCATCCCCtatctaaaataaaaaagtgcTCTGCCAAATCCTTCCAGCCCTTAAAATCACAGGTAACTTTCCCACTCACCAGCCTGCTGAATATTTACCTCTAGGTGATTGTGATGATCTCATAAAGGAGAAACATGCTCTGCCTAAGGCCATTGTTGAGGGAGACTTAAGCTAATACAGAAAGGTAAGAGGGCATGAACTAAAGAGATGAACACCTTGATGTGTCTTTATGTGGGACTGCTGCTagtaaaatgcttttaaaattagaACTCCATCTACAGAGTTAGCAAGCAATTCAGTTTCTGAATGGAAACATTTGACTATTCCTATTTTTCAATTTACATTCAAATATGTCGTTGTATATGTAGTCCTTCGTCTGTCTCAATTCTAAACTACAAGTACCAAATTACTCAATGTCTTCTTTCCAAAACTGGGCGTCTTAGCTGCTCCATTTCTAGATTATACATCTTCACTCATGCTTATACAGTCTCCTTGAAAATAAATGAATAGGCAAAGAGGATATCCTAGAAAGTTAGAATTGAACCCCAAGTCTAAATTCCTAGGACTGTCTAACTCACTCTGatgttttatcattattattaacaTTATTTTCTTATCCAAATAGATAAAACAAGGGGATATATGGACCACAAACTTATCAGGCCCTGTCTTGAAGAATACCATAGTTACTGTATTCATGGTCTCTGTGCTTTTCATAAAGACCTCAATACACATATCTGCAGGTGAGTGTTCATCATTTTTATAATTGCATTTGGAaaaagatgctgctgctgctgctgctactgctatgCTGTTTGTTGTTGCTACTAATACAGTGAGCCATATGACTTTTCTGAGATCATTTCTATAAAAGGTACTGTACAGTGGGGAAACTCTTACCATGCAATACTTCATTTCAGCTGTGTCATCATGATATTTAGCTGTGACAAAAATAATTACTTTAATATATTATGATGATCAACCTAATGAGGCACTTCTTGAAATGATGATTGATGCCCAGCATTGTAATCTTAAAATATGGAATATTCTAATGTCCTAATGGGTCATGTGGGACATTCCATGTCAAGTAGAcgaatttagaaaatcatccacacTTGACATCtttcaaattgaataaaattgTGTGTGGATATTCGctagggcctcaaacaaaactatgcaatATTATTCGGCTGCatctctattggttcaagagctacaggcagctgaatgaaggtcaCTTTTAGAGTACAGTGCGCTGCGCAATGCAAAACGACCACTTTGTCCGGCCACCACAGCCAAACAAACCCCTgttaggggcctgaaattttgtgcaTTATTACAACCTCTAGTGCTAAgttcctttttgcagatgatacaaaattattcattgtTAATTCATAAGTacattgtgatatattgcaggaggacctttcgagacaggaagattgggcatccaaatggcagatgaattttaatgtggataagtgcaaggtgatgcatatagggaaaaataacccttgctgtagttacacgatgttaggttccatattaggagctaccacccaagaaagatatctaggcatcatagtggataacacattgaaatcgtcagctcagtgtgctgtggcagtcaaaaaagcaaacagaatattaggaattattaggaagggaatggtgaataaaatggaaaatgtcataatgcttctgtatcgctccatggtgagaccgcaccctgaGTACTTTGTACAGTTTtggttgccatatctcaaaaaagatagttgcactagagaagatacagagaagggtgaccaaaatgataaaggggatggaacagctcccctatgaggaaaggctaaagatgttagtgctgttcagcttggagaaaagacggctgagaggggatataatggaggtctttaaaatcatgagaggtctagaacgggttaatttgaatcagttatttactctttcagataatagaaggactaaggaacactccatgaaattagcaagtagcacatttaaatctattcggaaaaaatttgttttcactcaatgcacaattaatctctggaatttgttgccagaggaggtggttagtgcagttagtatagctgggtttaaaaaggtttagataagttcttggagaagtgcattaactgctattaatcaagttggcttacggtcaaattttaaatcccccgcacgtgaaaaaaaaaaggggttatgtgtgtggccgggccttgtgcgcaccaCACTCATCTTCAgaggggcccagccatgtgcgtaacccctgttatgtgccGAAGTCCGGGCCCAGTTAAAGAGGCAGCCCGAGGAATGGGAAggggctgcctgggggggtggggcagggctggAAGCGGCCGGtacagccatttgccactgtactgggaagggatagaaggcgggcgcaagttgctactgctccgttAGAGCAGtatgtaacaaaataaaaaaatttacaggtaggagaaaaggtttagagggtggggaggagaggggaaggggaaggggaaggaaggttagggtaggttgtagggaagttccc
Protein-coding regions in this window:
- the EPGN gene encoding epigen; its protein translation is MEILRYNLIFALMTLSEEAVITIAPLTIVPRNNQTLSNTKDKTRGYMDHKLIRPCLEEYHSYCIHGLCAFHKDLNTHICRCFAGYNGERCEHLMLNSYSIDSHEKYIAVGIGVGLLLSGIIVFIYCSVEKRCLKSKSSYKICSEEATRDR